Proteins from a single region of Hordeum vulgare subsp. vulgare chromosome 6H, MorexV3_pseudomolecules_assembly, whole genome shotgun sequence:
- the LOC123404656 gene encoding RNA polymerase II C-terminal domain phosphatase-like 1 isoform X2 gives MIKSMVYYGNTSIGEVEVWPKGDTNLGAAAWAREIRVDRLSPPSERCLPLAVMHTVAVGARCLVMESRPPTADEPPPPLVAMHAACLRDNKTAVVPLGEEELHLVAMTSRRNLMNHACFWGYKVPFGLYNSCLTMLNLRCLGIVFDLDETLIVANTTRSFEDRIDSLQRKLSNETDPQRMNGMLAEIKRYQDDKSILKQYIEGDQVYDDGKMYKVQPEIVPPLSDNHQSLTRPVIRLQEKNIILTRINPLIRDTSVLVRLRPAWEDLRSYLIARGRKRFEVYVCTMAERDYALEMWRLLDPDSKLINSVQLSDRMVCVKSGLKKSLLNVFHDGSCHPGMALVIDDRLKVWDEKDQSRVHVVPAFTPYYAPQAEANCSIPVLCVARNVACNVRGGFFKDFDEGLLPRITSVLYEDEIQDISSAPDVGNYLISEDENVAVVNGNRDSLAFDGMADAEVERRMKEASGSGSALNPTMANLVMPVAPSQSFVPSSVAPFAPPLGMMPLSNNQVPPPPFSQPVVQPGLLDPLQASPGREEGEVPESELDPDTRRRLLILQHGQDTRDPTPPLPAVPPVQVSVPPVQSHGNWFPVEDGMNSNNSNRGSAGFPSESDTMHFDEKQPPHPSYFHGGDNNLVSSDRFSYQSQRFPSQVAHTEDHRMLQNNVPPRYRSFPGQRNNLIESGQSYARNVGTSVGILEEIALKSGSKVWIVGEKVGEGIGSTRKEAQRQAAEISLRNLANKYLLSDPNKMTDVNEDGFGSNPNFFGYSENTRNDMLQVASTSEESRFMKTGESNSRITGGSIAALKQLCTVEGYNLVFQARPSPLDGSGGKETYAQVEVGGQTLGKGIGITWEEAKLQAADEALGTLRSMLGQLSQKRSISPRSLAPNYNKRFKPDFPRVVHRPPYGRYSRIEGRVP, from the exons ATGATCAAGTCCATGGTTTATTACGGGAACACCTCCATTGGGGAGGTGGAGGTGTGGCCCAAGGGCGACACGAACCTGGGCGCGGCGGCGTGGGCGCGAGAGATCCGCGTGGACCGCCTTTCCCCGCCCAGCGAGCGCTGCCTGCCGCTCGCCGTCATGCACACCGTGGCGGTTGGGGCTCGCTGCCTCGTCATGGAGTCCAGGCCGCCCACCGCCGACGAGCCACCACCGCCACTCGTCGCCATGCACGCTGCTTGCCTCAGGGACAATAAG actgCAGTTGTTCCGTTAGGGGAGGAAGAATTGCATTTAGTGGCAATGACATCAAGGAGAAACTTGATGAACCATGCATGTTTCTGGGGCTATAAAGTGCCCTTTGGTCTGTATAATTCTTGCTTGACCATGTTAAATCTCCGCTGCCTCGGTATTGTGTTTGACCTTGATGAGACATTGATTGTTGCCAATACCACACGGTCTTTTGAGGACAGAATTGATTCACTTCAAAGAAAGCTGAGTAATGAGACTGATCCACAACGCATGAATGGTATGTTAGCAGAGATCAAGAGGTACCAAGATGATAAGTCTATCCTAAAGCAGTATATAGAAGGTGATCAGGTCTATGATGATGGAAAAATGTATAAAGTGCAACCTGAGATTGTTCCACCATTGTCTGATAACCATCAATCATTGACACGCCCAGTTATAAGATTACAAGAGAAAAATATTATCTTGACCAGAATAAATCCTTTG ATAAGGGACACGAGTGTTCTTGTTCGGTTAAGGCCAGCATGGGAGGATCTCCGAAGCTACTTGATTGCAAGAGGCCGCAAGCGTTTTGAGGTCTATGTGTGTACAATGGCGGAGAGAGACTATGCTTTAGAAATGTGGAGATTGCTTGATCCAGACTCAAAATTGATTAACTCTGTTCAACTTAGTGACAGAATGGTGTGTGTAAAATCTG GCTTAAAAAAGTCCTTGCTGAATGTTTTCCATGATGGATCTTGCCATCCTGGAATGGCATTAGTAATTGATGATCGTCTGAAAGTTTGGGATGAGAAAGACCAATCTAGAGTTCATGTGGTTCCTGCTTTCACCCCATACTATGCACCTCAAGCTGAG GCAAACTGTTCTATCCCAGTTCTGTGTGTTGCCAGAAATGTCGCGTGTAATGTTAGGGGCGGCTTCTTCAA GGACTTTGATGAAGGCCTCTTGCCAAGGATTACCAGTGTTCTTTATGAGGACGAAATACAGGATATCTCATCAGCCCCGGATGTGGGCAATTATTTGATTTCAGAG GACGAGAATGTTGCAGTAGTGAATGGGAACAGAGATTCACTGGCTTTTGATGGTATGGCTGATGCTGAGGTTGAGAGGAGAATGAAG GAAGCATCTGGCAGTGGCAGTGCTTTGAATCCAACAATGGCTAACTTGGTGATGCCTGTAGCCCCTAGTCAAAGTTTTGTTCCATCTTCAGTAGCGCCATTTGCTCCACCTCTTGGCATGATGCCTTTGAGTAACAATCAGGTTCCACCACCTCCATTCAGCCAACCAGTCGTTCAACCAGGTCTCTTAGATCCACTGCAAGCTTCTCCAGGTAGAGAAGAGGGTGAAGTTCCAGAGTCTGAGTTAGATCCTGACACAAGGAGAAGGCTTCTCATATTACAACAtggccaagacacaagagatcctaCACCACCTCTTCCGGCAGTACCTCCTGTGCAAGTTTCAGTTCCTCCGGTGCAATCTCATGGGAATTGGTTCCCagttgaggatggcatgaactcaAATAATTCAAACAGGGGCTCAGCTGGGTTCCCTTCAGAATCTGATACCATGCATTTTGATGAAAAGCAACCACCACATCCATCTTACTTCCATGGTGGCGATAATAACCTGGTGTCCTCTGACAGATTTAGTTATCAGAGCCAGAGGTTTCCCTCTCAG GTAGCCCATACTGAGGATCACCGCATGCTTCAGAACAATGTACCTCCAAGATACAGATCCTTTCCTG GTCAGAGAAACAACTTGATTGAGTCTGGACAAAGCTATGCACGGAATGTAGGTACCTCTGTTGGCATACTAGAGGAGATTGCCCTGAAGTCTGGATCTAAG GTTTGGATAGTGGGAGAAAAAGTGGGTGAAGGCATTGGTAGTACAAGGAAAGAAGCACAGCGTCAAGCTGCGGAAATATCTTTAAGAAATTTGGCCA ATAAATACCTGTTGTCTGATCCAAATAAGATGACTGATGTGAACGAAGATGGTTTCGGTAGCAATCCAAACTTTTTTGGATACTCTGAAAATACCAGGAACGATATGTTGCAAGTTGCAAGCACTTCAGAGGAATCCCGATTTATGAAAACAGGGGAGAGCAATTCCAGAATAACAGGAGGTTCTATTGCTGCTCTTAAGCAACTT TGCACAGTGGAGGGATATAACTTAGTTTTCCAAGCTCGGCCAAGTCCTCTAGATGGTTCAGGAGGCAAGGAGACTTATGCTCAG GTAGAAGTTGGTGGGCAAACTCTTGGCAAAGGAATTGGAATAACATGGGAAGAAGCTAAGCTTCAG GCCGCTGATGAGGCTCTTGGAACTTTGAGATCCATGCTTGGTCAACTTTCTCAGAAAAGGTCTATCTCTCCAAG GTCTTTGGCGCCTAATTATAATAAGCGCTTCAAGCCAGATTTCCCCCGGGTAGTGCATAGGCCTCCTTATGGTAGATATTCCAGGATTGAAGGCCGTGTTCCTTGA
- the LOC123404656 gene encoding RNA polymerase II C-terminal domain phosphatase-like 1 isoform X1: MIKSMVYYGNTSIGEVEVWPKGDTNLGAAAWAREIRVDRLSPPSERCLPLAVMHTVAVGARCLVMESRPPTADEPPPPLVAMHAACLRDNKTAVVPLGEEELHLVAMTSRRNLMNHACFWGYKVPFGLYNSCLTMLNLRCLGIVFDLDETLIVANTTRSFEDRIDSLQRKLSNETDPQRMNGMLAEIKRYQDDKSILKQYIEGDQVYDDGKMYKVQPEIVPPLSDNHQSLTRPVIRLQEKNIILTRINPLIRDTSVLVRLRPAWEDLRSYLIARGRKRFEVYVCTMAERDYALEMWRLLDPDSKLINSVQLSDRMVCVKSGLKKSLLNVFHDGSCHPGMALVIDDRLKVWDEKDQSRVHVVPAFTPYYAPQAEANCSIPVLCVARNVACNVRGGFFKDFDEGLLPRITSVLYEDEIQDISSAPDVGNYLISEDENVAVVNGNRDSLAFDGMADAEVERRMKEASGSGSALNPTMANLVMPVAPSQSFVPSSVAPFAPPLGMMPLSNNQVPPPPFSQPVVQPGLLDPLQASPGREEGEVPESELDPDTRRRLLILQHGQDTRDPTPPLPAVPPVQVSVPPVQSHGNWFPVEDGMNSNNSNRGSAGFPSESDTMHFDEKQPPHPSYFHGGDNNLVSSDRFSYQSQRFPSQVAHTEDHRMLQNNVPPRYRSFPGQRNNLIESGQSYARNVGTSVGILEEIALKSGSKVEYRSTLCDTAELQFSIEVWIVGEKVGEGIGSTRKEAQRQAAEISLRNLANKYLLSDPNKMTDVNEDGFGSNPNFFGYSENTRNDMLQVASTSEESRFMKTGESNSRITGGSIAALKQLCTVEGYNLVFQARPSPLDGSGGKETYAQVEVGGQTLGKGIGITWEEAKLQAADEALGTLRSMLGQLSQKRSISPRSLAPNYNKRFKPDFPRVVHRPPYGRYSRIEGRVP; encoded by the exons ATGATCAAGTCCATGGTTTATTACGGGAACACCTCCATTGGGGAGGTGGAGGTGTGGCCCAAGGGCGACACGAACCTGGGCGCGGCGGCGTGGGCGCGAGAGATCCGCGTGGACCGCCTTTCCCCGCCCAGCGAGCGCTGCCTGCCGCTCGCCGTCATGCACACCGTGGCGGTTGGGGCTCGCTGCCTCGTCATGGAGTCCAGGCCGCCCACCGCCGACGAGCCACCACCGCCACTCGTCGCCATGCACGCTGCTTGCCTCAGGGACAATAAG actgCAGTTGTTCCGTTAGGGGAGGAAGAATTGCATTTAGTGGCAATGACATCAAGGAGAAACTTGATGAACCATGCATGTTTCTGGGGCTATAAAGTGCCCTTTGGTCTGTATAATTCTTGCTTGACCATGTTAAATCTCCGCTGCCTCGGTATTGTGTTTGACCTTGATGAGACATTGATTGTTGCCAATACCACACGGTCTTTTGAGGACAGAATTGATTCACTTCAAAGAAAGCTGAGTAATGAGACTGATCCACAACGCATGAATGGTATGTTAGCAGAGATCAAGAGGTACCAAGATGATAAGTCTATCCTAAAGCAGTATATAGAAGGTGATCAGGTCTATGATGATGGAAAAATGTATAAAGTGCAACCTGAGATTGTTCCACCATTGTCTGATAACCATCAATCATTGACACGCCCAGTTATAAGATTACAAGAGAAAAATATTATCTTGACCAGAATAAATCCTTTG ATAAGGGACACGAGTGTTCTTGTTCGGTTAAGGCCAGCATGGGAGGATCTCCGAAGCTACTTGATTGCAAGAGGCCGCAAGCGTTTTGAGGTCTATGTGTGTACAATGGCGGAGAGAGACTATGCTTTAGAAATGTGGAGATTGCTTGATCCAGACTCAAAATTGATTAACTCTGTTCAACTTAGTGACAGAATGGTGTGTGTAAAATCTG GCTTAAAAAAGTCCTTGCTGAATGTTTTCCATGATGGATCTTGCCATCCTGGAATGGCATTAGTAATTGATGATCGTCTGAAAGTTTGGGATGAGAAAGACCAATCTAGAGTTCATGTGGTTCCTGCTTTCACCCCATACTATGCACCTCAAGCTGAG GCAAACTGTTCTATCCCAGTTCTGTGTGTTGCCAGAAATGTCGCGTGTAATGTTAGGGGCGGCTTCTTCAA GGACTTTGATGAAGGCCTCTTGCCAAGGATTACCAGTGTTCTTTATGAGGACGAAATACAGGATATCTCATCAGCCCCGGATGTGGGCAATTATTTGATTTCAGAG GACGAGAATGTTGCAGTAGTGAATGGGAACAGAGATTCACTGGCTTTTGATGGTATGGCTGATGCTGAGGTTGAGAGGAGAATGAAG GAAGCATCTGGCAGTGGCAGTGCTTTGAATCCAACAATGGCTAACTTGGTGATGCCTGTAGCCCCTAGTCAAAGTTTTGTTCCATCTTCAGTAGCGCCATTTGCTCCACCTCTTGGCATGATGCCTTTGAGTAACAATCAGGTTCCACCACCTCCATTCAGCCAACCAGTCGTTCAACCAGGTCTCTTAGATCCACTGCAAGCTTCTCCAGGTAGAGAAGAGGGTGAAGTTCCAGAGTCTGAGTTAGATCCTGACACAAGGAGAAGGCTTCTCATATTACAACAtggccaagacacaagagatcctaCACCACCTCTTCCGGCAGTACCTCCTGTGCAAGTTTCAGTTCCTCCGGTGCAATCTCATGGGAATTGGTTCCCagttgaggatggcatgaactcaAATAATTCAAACAGGGGCTCAGCTGGGTTCCCTTCAGAATCTGATACCATGCATTTTGATGAAAAGCAACCACCACATCCATCTTACTTCCATGGTGGCGATAATAACCTGGTGTCCTCTGACAGATTTAGTTATCAGAGCCAGAGGTTTCCCTCTCAG GTAGCCCATACTGAGGATCACCGCATGCTTCAGAACAATGTACCTCCAAGATACAGATCCTTTCCTG GTCAGAGAAACAACTTGATTGAGTCTGGACAAAGCTATGCACGGAATGTAGGTACCTCTGTTGGCATACTAGAGGAGATTGCCCTGAAGTCTGGATCTAAG GTGGAGTATAGGTCAACATTATGTGATACTGCAGAATTGCAGTTTTCTATTGAG GTTTGGATAGTGGGAGAAAAAGTGGGTGAAGGCATTGGTAGTACAAGGAAAGAAGCACAGCGTCAAGCTGCGGAAATATCTTTAAGAAATTTGGCCA ATAAATACCTGTTGTCTGATCCAAATAAGATGACTGATGTGAACGAAGATGGTTTCGGTAGCAATCCAAACTTTTTTGGATACTCTGAAAATACCAGGAACGATATGTTGCAAGTTGCAAGCACTTCAGAGGAATCCCGATTTATGAAAACAGGGGAGAGCAATTCCAGAATAACAGGAGGTTCTATTGCTGCTCTTAAGCAACTT TGCACAGTGGAGGGATATAACTTAGTTTTCCAAGCTCGGCCAAGTCCTCTAGATGGTTCAGGAGGCAAGGAGACTTATGCTCAG GTAGAAGTTGGTGGGCAAACTCTTGGCAAAGGAATTGGAATAACATGGGAAGAAGCTAAGCTTCAG GCCGCTGATGAGGCTCTTGGAACTTTGAGATCCATGCTTGGTCAACTTTCTCAGAAAAGGTCTATCTCTCCAAG GTCTTTGGCGCCTAATTATAATAAGCGCTTCAAGCCAGATTTCCCCCGGGTAGTGCATAGGCCTCCTTATGGTAGATATTCCAGGATTGAAGGCCGTGTTCCTTGA